The genomic DNA TAGACGGCCGTGGACGAGCGCGCGCGGCCCGGTGCTTCAGCCGCGGCCACGGCGCGCCTGTCCGAGGAGCCACTCCTGCACGTCCTCAAGAGGCTGGCCTTCGTCGTCGGTCGCGTGGCGAATCCACGCGCCGGACGGGGTGAGGTGCCAGCTGGCGGTGGTCTCCGCCATGTAGCGGTCGGCGAGGGCCACGATGTGGTCGACCTGCTTCTGGTCCCCGAGGCGCACAAGCGCCTCCACACGGCGGTCCAGGTTGCGGTGCATCATGTCGGCGGAGCCGATGAACGCGACCGTGTCCCCGCCGTTGGCGAAGACGAACACGCGCGAGTGCTCGAGGAAGCGGCCGAGGACGCTGCGGACCCGGATGTTCTCGCTCAGGCCCGGGATGCCGGGGCGCAGGGCGCAGATGCCGCGCACGATCACGTCGACGCGCACCCCCGCCTGGGAGGCCCGGTAGAGGGCGTCGATGATCGCCTCGTCCACAATCGAGTTGACCTTGACGACGACGCGCGCCTGGCGGCCTGCCTCGGCGTGGCGGATCTCCTGTTCAATTCTGTCGATGAGCCCCGAGCGGAGGGAGCGGGGCGCGACGAGGAGGCGCTTGAACGTGGACTTCGGGGCGTAGCCAGAGAGCTGGTTGAAGAGGCGGGAGACGTCCTCGCCGACCTGTGGGTCGCACGTGAGCAGGCCCAGGTCCTCGTAGAAGCGCGCCGTGCGGGGGTGGTAGTTGCCCGTGCCGATATGGCAGTAGCGGCGCAGCCCGTCCTTCTCCGCGCGGACGACAAGGCTCAGTTTGGAGTGGGTCTTGAGGCCGACGATGCCGTAGACCACGTGGACGCCGGCCTTCTCGAGCTTGCGGGCCCACGAGATGTTGGCCTGCTCGTCGAAGCGGGCCTTGATCTCCACGAGCGCGAGGACCTGCTTGCCGGCCTCCGCAGCGTCGATGAGCGCATCGACGATGGGGGAGTCGCCGCTCGTGCGGTACAGGGTCTGCTTGATGGCCTGCACGTGGGGGTCTGCCGCCGCCTGCTCCAGGAAGGCCTGGACGGACGTGGAGAACGAGTCATACGGGTGATGCAGGAGGATGTCCCGGCGCCGCATGGCTGCGAAGACGTTGGCGGACTTCGAGGTCTCGGACTCGTTGAGGTAGCGGTTCGTGTGGGCCACGTGGGCCTCGAACCGCAGGGCGGGTCGGTCGATCCGTGCGAGGCTTGCGAGGCCGCGCAGGTCCAGCGGGGCGGGGAGCTCGTAGACCTCCTCCTCGCTCACCCCGAGCTCGCGCACGAGGAGTGCACGGACGTTCGGGTTGATGTCCTGGGCGATCTCGAGGCGGACGGGCGGGCCGAAGCGCCGCCGCAGCAGCTCCTTCTCGAGGGCCATGAGGAGGTTTTCCGCGTCGTCCTCCTCCACCTCGACGTCCTCGTTGCGGGTGACGCGGAAGACGTGGTGCTCTACGACGTCCATGCCGGGGAAGAGCTGCTCCAGGTGCACCGCGATGAGGTCCTCGAGCGGCAAGTAGCGGGCCACGCGGGAGGCGTGGGCGGCCGCGCGCGGCCCGTCCACGGCGATGAGGCGCTCCAACTGGTCCGGCACCTTGACGCGGGCGAAGAGTTCCTTGCCGCTCACGGGATTCTTCACGACGACGGCCAGGTTGAGCGAGAGGCCGGAGATGTAGGGGAAGGGGTGCGCGGGGTCCACCGCGAGCGGGGTCAGGATGGGGAAGACCTGCTCGTTGAAGTAGGTGGTGAGGCGGGCCTGCGCCTCCGCGTCCAGCGCGTCCCAGCCTGTGACGAAGATGTTGTTGTCCTCGAGCCCCGGGCGGATCGTGTCCGCGAACACCTGAGCGTGGCGGAGCTGGAGGGCGAGGGCAGCAGTCTCGAGGGCGTCGAGCTGGTCAGCGGGGCTGACCCCGGCTGGGGAGGGCACCGCGATGCCCGTGGCGATGCGGCGCTTGAGGCCCGCGACCCGGACCATGAAGAATTCGTCGAGGTTCGAGGCGAAGATCGAGAGGTAGTTGACCCTCTCGAGCAGCGGCACGGTGTCATCCTCGGCGAGCTCGAGGACACGGGCATTGAAGTCGAGCCACGAGATCTCGCGGTCAAGGAACCTCTCCGCGCCGAAGCCGCCGTCCGGCTCCCGGCTCGGCCCGGACTGGAGCAGCTCGATCCGGTCCTCGGTGGCGCGCGCGCTCGCGGCCTCGGTCTGCGCGAGGCCGGATGACTTCTGCGGCGGTCGTCCCAGTGACACGTCAACGCTCCCTGAATGTTCCGTTTGTGGCCGGCGAGGGGGTGCCTCGCGCCTGTCTTTCAAGCCTACGTGACCGGCTGGCCGTCGCCCGCGTCGGCGGGCGCATACATCACGTCCACCATGACCTGCTCAAACCCGTAGTCCGCGTACAGCGCGAGGGCCGGGATGTTGTCGCCTTCCGTGTAGAGGGCGACATCGCGGGGCCCCTCGGACTGAAGCCGCTCGATCCCGGCGCTCGTCAGCACGGCCCCGAGCCCCAGGCCGCGTGCCTCGGATGCCACGCCGAGGGCGTAGATCTCCGCCTCGTCCTGCGTGCGCTTGAGCCAGTTGTACGCGAGGATCGCCTCCGCGTCGTCGACGACGAGGAGGAAGTCCTCAGCGTCGAACCACGGCTCACGCATGCGCGCCCTGACGTCGTCGGCCGTGATGCTGCCCTGCTCCGGGTGGTCCGCGAAGACGCGAGCGTTGAGGCGCACCCACGCGTCCACGTCTCGGGCGGGGTCGAAGGCGCGGATCTTCATGCCCGTCGGCAGCTCGCGGCGTGCGGGAAGCGGCGTCGAGGAGGGGCGGATCATCTTGACGAGGCGGCGGACGGGCACGAAGCCCGCGCTCGCGGCGAGCTGGACGGCCGCCGCGGTGTTGCCGTGCGCCCACGCCCCGAGGGAGGAGGCGTCGACGAGGCCGTCGTGGCCCAAGGTGGAGACGGCGGCGTCCACGAGGGCGCGCCCGAGGCCCTGCTGGCGATAGTGCGGGTGGACGACGAGCTCGAGGGTGGCCCCGTCCGCGTCGGTGACGACCGCGAGCCCGGCGAGGCGCGCCTCGTCCGCGAGGCTCTCAAGTGAGCCCGGGGCGTGAGTGCCCGGGCGGGCGGAGATCCGCGCGGGGGCGTGAGCGTAGGCGAGGAAGGTCTCCACTCGGCGCTCCTCCCCGGAGCGCAGGAGCACGAGGGACTGGTCCGAGAGCGCCCGCGTGCCGTCGGCGGCACCCGCCGCCTCGAGGAGGGAGAGAATGTCGGCGAGGGCGTTGTTCTCCAGGGCGCCGCGGACGGGGGCGATGCTCCACACGGTCGCCTCGTCGTCCGCCGAGCGGTCTGGTTCGGGTGTCACGTCGGGTGTCACAGAGTCCATGACCTCCAGCCTAGGCGCTCGCCGGGGATGCCGTTTTGTACTCTGGCGCCGGGGTGTGTAGAGTCGTCTGTTGTCGGAACGGACACCGGGCGTTTTCTCGGGGTTCGTTTCAGCGAGGGGGATGCGTCAGTTGGGACGCCCTCGATACGTTCGATCCGTATGTCCTCCACAGAAGTCAGAAGGCCCGCTCCAGACCTGGAGCGGGCCTTCTGCGCGTCTGCTGGCTGTGGGCCTGCGGCGCTCGTGCTCACGACGACGTGGCTGGCGCGGTCCGCGGCGCCGCCTACCCGCGGCCGCCGTCGTCGTCCGCCGAAGCGGTCCGTGCGAACATATACCCGACGTTCCGCACCGTCCGGATGACCGCCTCGTGGTCCGAGCCCAGCTTGGCCCGCAGACGCCGGATGTGAACGTCCACGGTCCGGCTGCCGCCGTAGTAGTCGCTGCCCCAGACCTCCGCGAGCAGCTCATCCCGGGAGAAGACCAGGTCCGGCGATCCGGCCAGGAACTTGAGAAGCTCAAACTCCTTGTAGGTGAGGTTGAGCGGGCGCCCATCGACGCGCGCCGTGTACGAGCCCTCGTCCACCTCGATGCCGGCCTCCCGCACGAGGGCCGGAGGCCGGGACTCGAGTGCGAAGGCGCGGCGGCGGGCCAGGACAAGCCTGAGACGGGCCTCGACCTCGGCGTGGCGGGCCGTGTCGAGCAGGAGGTCGTCCACGGGCCAGGACTCGTTGACCGCGCCGAAGCCGTCGGCGCTGACGAGGGCGATCCGAGGGGCGTCGCTCGTCGCGGCGATCCGCACGAGGGCGTTCTTGGCGAGGAGGAGGCGGTCCCGGGCGTCCACGATGACCGGCTCGTCGGCTCGAGGCGCGTCCGCCTCCAAGGGGGCGCGGCGCACCTCGTGGCCCAGGAGCTCAAGCGCCTCGAGGGCGGGGGCAGGCGCGTCCGTGTCACTGGCGAAGTGGATGCGCATGTGCCGACTTCTCTCCCGTCCCCTAACGTTTGCCCGAGTATATCGGGAGCGCGCCCGGAGGCCCGCCGCACAGCCGCGCTCGCGCGGACATGGCACCATATGAGGGGTGAAGATCTCTGGAGCAGTCCTCGTCCTCGGCGTGGCCCTGGCCGCGCTCGTCGGGGCCGTGTGGAGCGGACCCGTCGCCACGGCGGTGACCATGTCAGCCGTGAGCGCCGTCTTCGCGTACGCCTACCCGTACCTGCTCGGCATTCCGGCCAAGCGGACGGTGTCCACGGTGGGTGCCATCGCGTCGATCCTCGCCGTGACGAGCCCCCTCTACGCGCCCTCCGACGCCCCCCTCCGGTTCGTCCCGCTCTACGTGGGCTTCGGCGTGGCCGCGAGCTTCATCGTCCAGCTGCTGCGCGGCACGGGCCAGGTGCGGCGCATGGAGTCGCTCATCGGCCTCTCCGCAGGCA from Falsarthrobacter nasiphocae includes the following:
- the mshD gene encoding mycothiol synthase — its product is MDSVTPDVTPEPDRSADDEATVWSIAPVRGALENNALADILSLLEAAGAADGTRALSDQSLVLLRSGEERRVETFLAYAHAPARISARPGTHAPGSLESLADEARLAGLAVVTDADGATLELVVHPHYRQQGLGRALVDAAVSTLGHDGLVDASSLGAWAHGNTAAAVQLAASAGFVPVRRLVKMIRPSSTPLPARRELPTGMKIRAFDPARDVDAWVRLNARVFADHPEQGSITADDVRARMREPWFDAEDFLLVVDDAEAILAYNWLKRTQDEAEIYALGVASEARGLGLGAVLTSAGIERLQSEGPRDVALYTEGDNIPALALYADYGFEQVMVDVMYAPADAGDGQPVT
- a CDS encoding winged helix-turn-helix domain-containing protein yields the protein MRIHFASDTDAPAPALEALELLGHEVRRAPLEADAPRADEPVIVDARDRLLLAKNALVRIAATSDAPRIALVSADGFGAVNESWPVDDLLLDTARHAEVEARLRLVLARRRAFALESRPPALVREAGIEVDEGSYTARVDGRPLNLTYKEFELLKFLAGSPDLVFSRDELLAEVWGSDYYGGSRTVDVHIRRLRAKLGSDHEAVIRTVRNVGYMFARTASADDDGGRG
- a CDS encoding RNA degradosome polyphosphate kinase: MSLGRPPQKSSGLAQTEAASARATEDRIELLQSGPSREPDGGFGAERFLDREISWLDFNARVLELAEDDTVPLLERVNYLSIFASNLDEFFMVRVAGLKRRIATGIAVPSPAGVSPADQLDALETAALALQLRHAQVFADTIRPGLEDNNIFVTGWDALDAEAQARLTTYFNEQVFPILTPLAVDPAHPFPYISGLSLNLAVVVKNPVSGKELFARVKVPDQLERLIAVDGPRAAAHASRVARYLPLEDLIAVHLEQLFPGMDVVEHHVFRVTRNEDVEVEEDDAENLLMALEKELLRRRFGPPVRLEIAQDINPNVRALLVRELGVSEEEVYELPAPLDLRGLASLARIDRPALRFEAHVAHTNRYLNESETSKSANVFAAMRRRDILLHHPYDSFSTSVQAFLEQAAADPHVQAIKQTLYRTSGDSPIVDALIDAAEAGKQVLALVEIKARFDEQANISWARKLEKAGVHVVYGIVGLKTHSKLSLVVRAEKDGLRRYCHIGTGNYHPRTARFYEDLGLLTCDPQVGEDVSRLFNQLSGYAPKSTFKRLLVAPRSLRSGLIDRIEQEIRHAEAGRQARVVVKVNSIVDEAIIDALYRASQAGVRVDVIVRGICALRPGIPGLSENIRVRSVLGRFLEHSRVFVFANGGDTVAFIGSADMMHRNLDRRVEALVRLGDQKQVDHIVALADRYMAETTASWHLTPSGAWIRHATDDEGQPLEDVQEWLLGQARRGRG